From the genome of Haloferax sp. Atlit-12N:
CGGCCGCGACCCCGACGACCGCGCCGAGGAGCAGTCGCCCGGTGACCGCACCGAGGCTCGACGCGGCGTCGAGGGCGGCGACGGCGACCGGGAGCTGGTCTAACATCGTCCCGACGAATGACTGGTGGGGATAAAATTGGTCGGGTCGGAGTCGAGCGGCGTGGCAGGCGGCGGTTCAGCCCTCGACGAGGTCGTCGAGCCGCCGCCAACTGAGTTGCGTCCGCGCGCCCGGTTCGGCCGCGGTGAGCGCCCCGCAGGCGTTGGCGACCGCCAGCGCCCGCTCGTAGGTGGCCCCGTCGAGACGGGCGGCGATGAAGCCCGAGGCGAAGGCGTCGCCCGCGCCGGTCGTGTCCACCGCGTCGACGGGGTACCCGGGGTGAACGTGTCGCTCGTCGCCGTCTCTGACCTCCGCGCCGCGCGGGCCGTGTTTGAGGACGAGCGTCGTCCGCGCGAGCGCCTCGGCCACGTCCGACACGGGTTCGGCATCGGCGCTTCGGCCCCGCTCGACCGCCGCCTCGCCGAGCGCGGTGGCGGCCTCGCGGTCGTTGAGAAACACGTAGTCAACCTCGCGGAGCGCGTCGGCGTAGCCACGGTCGCCGACGCGCCGCCCGGGGTCGAAGCTAACCGTCGTCTCGACCTCGTGGGCCCGTCTGGCGAGCGTCGCGGCCGTGTCGGGCGACTGGCTCGTCAGGTGGAGGTGGTCGGCTGCCGCGAGCGGGTCGGTCGGGAGGTCGGTCGCCTCGAACGCCTCGTTGACGCCGGGCGAGCCGAGGACGAACACCTCGCCCGCGGCATCGACGACGATGTACTTGACCGTGGTCGGGCCGCGGTCGACGCTGACGACGTGGCGGCAGTCGACGCCCTTCGAGGCGAGTTCGGCGACGGCGGCGTGGCCGTGTTCGTCGTCGCCGACGCTCCCGAGGAGCGCGGCGGGCACGTCGAGGCCGACGAGGCCGCTGGCGACGTTGGCGGCGCTGCCGCCGCCCGCGCCGACCCGCGACTCGACGGTCGCCTCGCCGTCGGGCTCCGGCAGCGCGTCCACGCGGAGGGTGACGTCCCAGTTCACGTGGCCGGCGCAGATGACACGGGACATGCGTCCCCGTAGGTCGGTTCGCCGGTGGGATAACTCTCCCGGGTCGGGCGACTACGGAGCGCGGAGAAAAAGCGTGAATGCGGAGGCGGGCGGCCCCGAACGGGGTCGCGGTCTCAGCCGGCGATGGCGAACAACAAGAGGTTGTGGACGCCGGGGCCGAGACCGACGGCGGCGACGAGGCCCAAGAGGAGCGCCCCCTCGGTGGGGTCCTCGCGGACGTAGTCGGCGAGCAGGGCGACCACGAAGCCGGCCACGACGAGTTTCACGAGGACGAACAGCCAGCCGACGCCGATGACCTCCGCGGTCGGGAGCGCCGCGGCGGCTTCGAGGATGACGCGCGACAGCGGCGTCCGCTCGCCGAAGCCGAGCACGTCGATGCCGACGGCGGTCGACAGCGCGTCGAGGGCGTGTCCGAAGATTGCGAGCAGGCCGAGCGACCCCGCGGCGGCCGCCTCGGGTGCGAGTCGCGTCACGACCCACCAGGTCAACGGGGTGGCCACGAGCGCGGCGACGAGGGCGACGCCGGGCCAGACGATGGAGAGCGTTCCGGCGGCCAGACCGATGAACAGCGCGAAGCCCGCGAGTCCGGCGGCGACGAGCGAACCGGGTACCGCGAGCGCCGTTGGCGAGTCGAGGTCGGTCGCGTCGAGTGCGAGCCACGACGCGCCGGCGACGACAGCCACGGAGAGATAGACTGCGGGCGTGCCGGCGAGCGGTTCGACCGCGGGCGGGAGCGCGCCGATGACGTAGAGGACGTGCAGCGCCGACCCCGACACCATCCACGGGACGAGTGCGGCGACGTGGGCGGGCGTGACCGTCGGTCGCGTGCGACGCAGTCCGACGCCGACGCCGACGAGTCCCGCGACGAGGGCGACGAGGTAGGGAAGCGGCGGGAGCGCGAACCCCTCGGGGAGAATGGCCATGCAGGAGGCGCGGCGGGGCGGCGTGAAAGCCTTACGTTCTTTAGCCTCGGGTCGCCTCGACAGGGTATGAACCGAGCCGACCTCGCCGCCCGCATCGACCACACGGTCCTCGGACCCGA
Proteins encoded in this window:
- a CDS encoding carbohydrate kinase family protein translates to MSRVICAGHVNWDVTLRVDALPEPDGEATVESRVGAGGGSAANVASGLVGLDVPAALLGSVGDDEHGHAAVAELASKGVDCRHVVSVDRGPTTVKYIVVDAAGEVFVLGSPGVNEAFEATDLPTDPLAAADHLHLTSQSPDTAATLARRAHEVETTVSFDPGRRVGDRGYADALREVDYVFLNDREAATALGEAAVERGRSADAEPVSDVAEALARTTLVLKHGPRGAEVRDGDERHVHPGYPVDAVDTTGAGDAFASGFIAARLDGATYERALAVANACGALTAAEPGARTQLSWRRLDDLVEG
- a CDS encoding DUF63 family protein, whose protein sequence is MAILPEGFALPPLPYLVALVAGLVGVGVGLRRTRPTVTPAHVAALVPWMVSGSALHVLYVIGALPPAVEPLAGTPAVYLSVAVVAGASWLALDATDLDSPTALAVPGSLVAAGLAGFALFIGLAAGTLSIVWPGVALVAALVATPLTWWVVTRLAPEAAAAGSLGLLAIFGHALDALSTAVGIDVLGFGERTPLSRVILEAAAALPTAEVIGVGWLFVLVKLVVAGFVVALLADYVREDPTEGALLLGLVAAVGLGPGVHNLLLFAIAG